The genomic interval TACCGACGATCGGATCGAATGACGTCTTGGTCAGAGTCAAGAAAACCGCAATCTGCGGTACCGATATTCATATCTTCGGTTGGGACGAGTGGGCGCGTAGAACAGTGCCTGTGCCAATGGTGGTGGGCCACGAGTTCGCGGGCGAAATAGTTGAACTCGGCTCGTCGGTCCAAGGTCTTGTGTGTGGCCAGCGCGTCTCGGGAGAGGGGCATGTAATCACAATGCACGGTCGCGCCGCTCGCAGCGGACGCTTCCATCTCGTGCCGCAACCTCAAGGGCTCGGTGTCAACCTTCAGGGCGCGTTTGCTGAATACTTGAGAATTCCCGCTTTTAATGTCGTGCCGCTGCCCGATGATATTGACGACGAGGTGGGTGCTATTTTGGATCCGCTGGGCAACGCTGTCCATACAGCCCTGTCCTTCGATCTCGTGGGCGAGGACGTTCTGATCACCGGCGCAGGGCCAATTGGTATTATGAGCGCTGCTGTGGCGAGACATGTCGGTGCGCGTCATATCGTGATCACTGACGTAAATCCGGTTCGTCTAGAGCTGGCGGCCAAAGCAACGGATGTCGTGCCGGTTGACGTGTCGAAGGAAGATCTGGCGTCTGTTAAGGCGCGCTTGGATATCGAGGAGGGTTTCGGCGTTGGCCTGGAAATGAGCGGTGCGCCCGGCGCCTTCAACGATCTGGTTGAGCATCTCGTAGTAGGCGGAAAGATCGCAGTGCTTGGCATTCCCTCTAAGCCCTTTGCAGTTGATTGGACCAAGCTCGTTTTCAAGATGCTCACGGTGAAAGGCATCTATGGCCGAGAGATGTTCGAAACCTGGTACAAGATGCTAGGCATGGTCCAGACCGGCCTCGATGTGCGAACGGTTATAACGCACCGCTTATCGGCTCGAGACTTCCAGCTCGGCTTCGAGACAATGCAGAGCGGGCTCTCGGGTAAAATTGTCCTCGACTGGACAACTGCGTCTTGGCCTGATCGGGTATGAGGCTTTCCGATGATCAGCTTCACCACTGACGCAAGCCTCTCAATTCATCTCACAAGGAACGGATCGCTTGCCGAGCTGTGCAAGCGGGAGATATCTGGCCAGGTGAGCGGCCACGTCGTGCAGCGAGAGCGGCGCCGCGCGGCGTGCTCTATCGGCAAGGTATTTTGCTCGATCGCGCTGGCGAAGGCCATCCGATCGCGGTGCGCTTCATCGATGCAGAGGGCAAGGCCGGCACGACGCTTCTGTTGCATTTGCCGAGCAAGCCCGGGCATCCGTCGTTGTTCGGACACATCGTTCCGTGGATTAGATGGTCACATAGGGCTAACTGTTGACATGACGGAAGTTGGACAATCAACAAAAATAAGCCTGATCACCAATTGTTCAATAGCTAGAAACGACGCCGATAATTACGGCCGCCGTAATCGGTCCTTTTGAGTTGGGCAGGAGTAGGGAGGAGTTATCCGTGAGCAAAATTGATCTTTCGGGAAAGCACGCGCTCGTGACGGGCGGCAGCTCTGGAATTGGTGCCGCAGTCGTGCGCGCGCTCGCAGCCGCGGGAGCTTCGGTGAGTGTGATGGCCCGGAAGCCGAATCACTCGGCTCAAGACGAAAAGATGTACGACAATCCGAAGGTCGAGTTCATCGAGCTCGACGTCTCCGATAGCAAAGCGGTGACGCGTGTGTTTGCCGATGTCGCGGCACGGAAAGGAATCGATATCTCCGTCCTGTCCGCAGGTCTCCTGTTGGCCGGCAAGTTGCTTGACACGGACGATGAGAGTTG from Bradyrhizobium arachidis carries:
- the tdh gene encoding L-threonine 3-dehydrogenase, with product MKALVKAKSEPGLWLCDEPVPTIGSNDVLVRVKKTAICGTDIHIFGWDEWARRTVPVPMVVGHEFAGEIVELGSSVQGLVCGQRVSGEGHVITMHGRAARSGRFHLVPQPQGLGVNLQGAFAEYLRIPAFNVVPLPDDIDDEVGAILDPLGNAVHTALSFDLVGEDVLITGAGPIGIMSAAVARHVGARHIVITDVNPVRLELAAKATDVVPVDVSKEDLASVKARLDIEEGFGVGLEMSGAPGAFNDLVEHLVVGGKIAVLGIPSKPFAVDWTKLVFKMLTVKGIYGREMFETWYKMLGMVQTGLDVRTVITHRLSARDFQLGFETMQSGLSGKIVLDWTTASWPDRV